The Mytilus trossulus isolate FHL-02 chromosome 13, PNRI_Mtr1.1.1.hap1, whole genome shotgun sequence genome has a segment encoding these proteins:
- the LOC134695355 gene encoding putative leucine-rich repeat-containing protein DDB_G0290503, with product MYHCIGVLTDEVTVLKHKSSTVHTLKHSQEELVKDSEQQNLKLDELRTKISINTDDNLVLREKMLSNDHNIKTIDGTLVDLRRNLSSQKQLVESNVEYITVMRRHEMQMEKSIIRTKTENKQQIVRLQSDLIGVREAHEETKAHINQSIMVFKKNVSFLQKNADLYGMTITAIQRHALQMDESIIKMKTENKAQIEDLKKTFAWLQSDHNGVKDVQVETKTQLIQTKMLLRNELLSLQKKVESTEVNIKAIEKDNLQRKRTILEMKTETKEQFEDVKKTFARLQSDHNGAKDVQVETNKQLIQTQLLLRNELLSLQKRVEFTEVNIKTIEKDNLQRERTIMRDLNDIYKELAKELKDTFKQIIEQVTNVYTVTHRINARIEKLEANRSHDTGIVWLIKEGIKTLEEAEQQKLKLDELRNKVSAITDDNLKTRDKILSNHHNIKTIDETCVDLRKKVSSLQNIGESNVEYITVMRRHEMQMEKSIIITKTEHKQQIEDLNETIARLHSDLIGVKNEHVESKAQLNKSIMLQNKIDLYEVTSMAMQRNAQQTDKSIIELKTKHFVQTEDLKKTISRLQSDHNNVKYAHVETKDQLIQTKMLSRNELLSLQRQVEATEVDIKVIEKENLQRERTIVEMKTENMRESKEMYNRLQSNRIVVKGEHEVTKKPLKDTFGIINDEIKTVDRVNDYINDRIYKLEARQKDKDIEHVVWLIKTGISIIANILWNTFFSEDIFSKM from the exons ATGTATCACTGTATTGGAGTTCTGACTGATGAAGTGACAGTACTAAAGCACAAGAGTTCTACAGTTCATACACTGAAACACTCCCAGGAGGAATTAGTT AAAGATTCAGAACAACAAAACCTCAAGCTTGACGAGCTCAGGACTAAAATCTCTATCAACACAGATGATAATCTAGTACTACGAGAAAAGATGTTATCGAATGATCATAATATCAAAACAATCGATGGAACTTTGGTTGACTTAAGAAGAAATTTGTCGTCTCAAAAACAATTAGTAGAGTCAAATGTAGAATATATTACGGTAATGCGGAGACACGAAATGCAAATGGAAAAATCTATTATTAGAAcgaaaactgaaaataaacaacaaattgTAAGGCTTCAATCTGATCTAATAGGTGTACGAGAAGCACATGAAGAAACTAAGGCACACATTAACCAATCAAtaatggtatttaaaaaaaatgtgtcatttttacAAAAGAACGCAGACTTATACGGAATGACTATTACAGCAATACAGAGACACGCACTACAAATGGACGAATCtattatcaaaatgaaaactgaaaataaagCACAAATTGAGGACTTGAAAAAGACTTTTGCATGGCTTCAATCTGATCATAATGGTGTAAAAGACGTACAAGTAGAAACTAAGACACaactgattcaaacaaaaatgctcTTAAGAAACGAATTGTTGTCTTTACAAAAAAAGGTAGAATCAACCGAAGTGAATATAAAGGCAATAGAGAAAgacaatttacaaagaaaaagaacaattttagaaatgaaAACCGAAACTAAAGAACAATTTGAAGACGTGAAAAAGACTTTTGCAAGGCTTCAATCTGATCATAATGGTGCTAAAGACGTACaagtagaaacaaataaacaactgaTTCAAACACAACTTCTCTTAAGGAATGAGTTGTTGTCTTTACAAAAAAGGGTAGAATTTACAGAAGTGAATATTAAGACAATAGAGAAAGACAATTTACAAAGAGAAAGAACAATTATGAGAGATttgaatgatatatataaagaacTGGCGAAAGAACTTAAAGATacctttaaacaaataattgagCAAGTTACTAATGTTTATACAGTGACCCATCGTATTAATGCTCGAATAGAAAAATTGGAAGCAAATCGTTCCCATGATACCGGCATTGTATGGCTTATCAAAGAAGGAATAAAAACGCTT GAAGAAGCAGAACAACAGAAGTTGAAGCTTGACGAGCTCCGGAACAAAGTCTCTGCCATCACAGATGATAATCTAAAAACACGAGATAAGATATTATCGAATCATCATAATATCAAAACAATCGATGAAACTTGTGTGGACTTACGAAAAAAAGTGTCGTCTCTACAAAACATAGGAGAATCAAATGTAGAATATATTACGGTAATGCGGAGACACGAAATGCAAATGGAAAAATCGATTATTATAACGAAAACCgaacataaacaacaaattgaAGATCTGAATGAGACAATTGCAAGGCTTCATTCCGATTTGATTGGTGTAAAAAACGAACATGTAGAAAGTAAGGCACAACTTAACAAATCAATAatgttacaaaacaaaatagactTATACGAAGTGACTAGTATGGCAATGCAAAGAAACGcacaacaaacagacaaatcTATTATTGAATTGAAAACCAAACATTTTGTACAAACTGAAGACTTGAAAAAGACAATTTCAAGGCTTCAATCTGAtcataataatgtaaaatacGCACACGTCGAAACTAAGGATCaactgattcaaacaaaaatgctcTCAAGGAATGAATTGCTGTCTTTACAAAGACAGGTAGAAGCAACTGAGGTTGATATCAAGGTAATAGagaaagaaaacttacaaagAGAAAGAACAATTGTAGAAATGAAAACTGAAAATATGAGAGAATCGAAAGAGATGTATAACAGACTTCAATCTAATCGTATTGTTGTCAAAGGCGAACACGAAGTAACTAAGAAACCTCTGAAAGATACCTTTGGAATAATAAATGATGAAATTAAGACGGTTGATAGAGTTAATGATTACATAAATGATAGGATATATAAATTGGAAGCACGTCAAAAGGATAAAGACATTGAACATGTTGTATGGCTAATCAAAACAGGAATATCAATTATTGCAAATATATTATGGAACACTTTTTTTTCGGAGGACATATTTAGTAAAATGTGA